From Watersipora subatra chromosome 2, tzWatSuba1.1, whole genome shotgun sequence, one genomic window encodes:
- the LOC137388925 gene encoding 33 kDa inner dynein arm light chain, axonemal-like codes for MIPPNSSLVKYDNPVLVSRNTEKKTPKSRALKVTSTSPPPGSGPVPTPPSKKLPPVDAKSNQQTDEILNSILPPREWTENGQLWVQQVSSTPATRLDVVNQQEELDRRLQQRQARETGICPVRRELYSQCFDELIRQVTINCAERGLLLLRVRDEIRMTIAAYQTLYESSVAFGMRKALQAEQGKADMERKISELEQDKRDLERQVNELKARCEQIEKRAAELRQVEEKKHAEELQFLKRTNAQLKNQLEGIIAPNKK; via the exons ATGATTCCTCCAAATTCATCCCTTGTCAAATACGATAATCCAGTTTTAGTTAGCAGAAATACAGAGAAAAAGACACCGAAG tCTCGAGCATTAAAAGTAACATCAACATCTCCTCCTCCTGGATCAGGACCTGTTCCAACGCCACCTAGCAAAAAGCTTCCTCCAGTTGATGCCAAAAGTAACCAACAAACTGATGAGATTTTGAATTCGATTTTGCCTCCAAGAGAGTGGACCGAAAATGGCCAGCTTTGG GTGCAACAAGTGTCTAGCACTCCAGCCACAAGATTGGATGTGGTAAACCAACAAGAAGAGTTAGATAGACGGCTACAGCAAAGACAAGCTAGAGAAACCGGCATCTGCCCAGTGCGACGTGAACTCTACTCTCAATGCTTTG ATGAGCTGATCAGACAGGTTACCATCAACTGCGCAGAAAGAGGATTGTTGCTGCTGAGGGTGAGAGATGAGATTAGGATGACAATAGCTGCCTATCAGACACTGTATGAAAGCAGCGTAGCTTTTGGTATGAGAAAAGCACTACAAGCCGAACAAGGGAAGGCTGATATGGAAAGAAAG ATTTCCGAGTTGGAGCAGGATAAACGTGACTTGGAGAGGCAAGTGAATGAGTTGAAAGCACGCTGCGAGCAAATAGAGAAAAGAGCTGCTGAACTTCGTCAGGTTGAGGAGAAGAAACACGCCGAGGAATTGCAGTTCCTCAAACGAACCAATGCTCAGCTCAAG AATCAGCTCGAAGGTATCATAGCTCCAAACAAGAAATAA